In the genome of Myxosarcina sp. GI1, the window CGCGATCGTAAAATTGAGATTCTGTAGGACCGGGGCAGACTGCTAAAATTCTCACGCCGCTATCTTTGTTTTCTGCCCAAATTGCTTCGGTAAAGTTGAGGATAAAGGCTTTAGTAGCTGCATAGATCGACATATAGGGTATGGGTTGAAAGGCAGCAATAGAAGAAACATTAACGATCGCACCATCGCCACGTTGTTTCATTACGGGTAAAAATAAACCCGTTAGTTCGACGACAGTACTAACGTTTAGCTGAATCATCGCCAGTTGCTTCTCTAAAGGGCGATCGCAAAATGCACCATAGTCGCCAAAACCTGCGTTGTTGATTAATAGATCGATGTTCAATCCGCTAGCAGTTACTTTATCAAATAGTGTCTTACCTGCTGAGGGTTCGCTAAGATCTAAAGCAATAACTTCAGTTGCGATCGCATATTTATCTTTTAATTCAGTAGCTAGCTGCTGTAGCTTATTTTGGGTTCTGGCAACCAGGACTAAATCCATTTTTTTGCTGGCCAATTCTCTGGCGAAGGCTTTTCCTATACCAAAAGAAGCACCTGTAACTAAAGCGGTTTTCATCGATCTTCTTCAGACTCCTAATTTTGTTAAGAATTGTAACGCAGTTAGATTGACAATTAGTAGTCTTAAAGATGTAACTATTTATCAATGAGCAATGAAAGTATTTGTATCTGCGTTAGGATACTTAATTTTTACCTGCATTCGCGAAGCACGAATCACCGTTGCTAATTATTTTTTGTATTCTTTGTTCGACAAGAAGCGATTGCCAGAAATTGATAGTGTTAGTGAATTAAGGAACGAGATTTATTGCCCGCAATCACTACTTTGGCAATCACTTCGAGTACCCATTGTTTGACTTGCTTCAGATTGGTGCAGAAAAACTTGCAGAGAAAAATTCCTGCTAAAAATACAGTAGCGATCGCCGGGTTTATGTGTTAGAAAACGGAAGTTTGTAGATGATGGCATACAAATGGAAGAGAGTCGGGTAATCGATCGGAGCAACACTTTTGTTGACTTACTGCGCCAGAGAGGAACCAACAATTATCACAAAACAGCTTTTATCTACCTGAAAGATGGCGAAACTGAAACCGATCGCCTGACCTATGGCAAACTAGATTTACATGCTAGAGCGATCGCTACTTATTTACAGTCTATTTGTAGTCAAGGCGATCGCGCTTTATTAATTTATCCTTCAGGTCTGGATTTTATCAGTGCTTTTTTCGGTTGTCTCTATGGAGGCATAGTTGCCGTACCTGCTTATCCTCCCAAACCCAATCGTCCTTGGTCGCGAGTAAGATCGATTGTTGAGGATGCCGCAGCTAAGATAGTTTTAACTACAAGGACTATTTTAGAGCAGCAAGGAAAAAAGTTACGAGATTTCCCCGATCTAGCTGCTTTGACTTGGATAGCAACAGATGAAATCGAATCAAACTTGGCTACAGAATGGCAAAAACCAAATTTGAACAGCAATAGTTTGGCATTTTTGCAATATACCTCTGGTTCTACAGGCAATCCTAAAGGAGTCATGGTTAGTCATGGTAATTTGCTTCACAATCAACAAATGATTCGAGCAGCTTTCGGACATACAGAAAAGACAGTATTTGTCGGTTGGTTGCCTTTATTTCACGATATGGGATTGATTGGCAATGTATTACAACCTGTTTATTTGGGAATTCACTGTATTCTCATATCGCCGCTTAATTTTTTGTATCGTCCCTTCGCTTGGTTACAAGCGATTTCTCATTACCGAGCAACTACCAGTGGTGCGCCTAATTTTGCTTATGATTTGTGCGTAAAAAGAACTACTCCCGAACAAAGAGCTAGTTTAGATTTGAGTAGTTGGGCGGTAGCTTTTAATGGTGCCGAACCCGTTCGTCAAGAAACGCTAGAAAATTTTACTAAGGCTTTTGCTTCTTGTGGTTTTACCCAAAAAGCATTTTATCCTTGCTATGGATTAGCAGAAGCAACTTTATTAGTTACTGGAGGCGATCGCGCTATTTATCCTAGTATTTGTAAGGTAAATCCAACTGCATTAGCTAGAGATCGAATCTTAGTAGAAAAGGAAAATAATCAATACTCAAAATCTCTGATTAGTTGCGGTCGTACTTGGCTAGGAACAGAACTACTAATTGTCAATCCAGAATCTCTGAAACTTTGTGCTGATGGACGAGTAGGAGAAATTTGGGTTCGAGGTAAAAGTGTAGCTGTAGGTTACTGGAACAAGCCAGAAGCAACTCAGCAAGTCTTTCAAGCATCTATATCGGAAAAAAGCGAAAATCGGTTTCTCCGCACTGGAGATGTAGGATTTGTTAAAGACGGAGAGCTATTTGTTACTGGTCGTTATAAAGACGTAATTATTATCAAGGGTCGTAACTATTACCCAGAAGATATCGAACTAACAGTACAACATAGTCATCCTGGCTTGCGTCTCAATGGTGGTGCGGCTTTTACTATAGATAACAATATAGAACAACGCTTGACAGTCGTTCAAGAAATCGAGCGTAGCTACATCAAAAAATTAAATAGGGATAGTCTGGTCGGAGATATTCGCCAAGCAGTAATGGCAAATCATGAATTACAGGCTCACGAAATTATATTAGTAAAACCTGGAACAGTTCCCAAAACCTCAAGCGGTAAAATTTGCCGTTATGCCTGTCGAGAAAAATTTATAGATGGTCAATTAAACACTCTAAATTGATTTATTCTTTTTGTAACGTCAAAAAAAATAAATAATTAACTAAAAATCGAGTATTGAGTAATGTAAAGTTTATGTTAAGCAAAGATAATTTTAAAAATTAGATGGGTAAATTTGTTTAAGTGCAAACAAAATACTTAGGTAATTATGTCACTAACAGAAATACAGAGTTGGCTAACTAGTTATCTAGCAGATTTCCTCAATACAAAATCCGAGGAAATAGATATTTACATTCCTTTCGATCGCTATGGACTTGACTCTTCAGCTACTGTATCGATGATTGCTGAATTAGAAAATAGTTTTCAATGCAACTTAGATCCAGCTATTGTTTACTATTATCCTACTATTGAGTCTTTAACACAGTATTTGTCAAAAACTTTGATTTAGTAAAAAGTCAAAGACAATCATACTTATTGATTATTCAGAAAATATTACTGTGTTCAATTATGCTATTTAACTCTCATGAGTTTATTTTGCTTTTTTTACCAATTTCGTTACTAGGTTTTTTTTTGATTAGTAGCACTGGTCATTACCAAATTGTAACTATTTGGCTAGTTGCAGTCTCTATGTTTTTTTATGCTTGGTGGAATCCTGTTTATTTAAAACTACTAATTTTTTCTATATTATTTAATTACTATTTGGGAATTATTTTAAGTCAAAGTCAGATAAATAACTTCAAAAGCAAGTTAATTTTATCTGGAGGCATCAGTTTTAATTTAGCTTTACTAGGATATTTTAAATATGCTATTTTTTTAATTACAGTAGTTAACAGTATAATTAATACTAACTTTACATTGCAGCAAATTATTTTGCCTTTAGCTATTTCTTTTTTTACTTTTCAACAAATAGCTTATTTAATAGATGCTTATCGAGGTAAAACAAAAGAATATAGCTTTTTAAACTATTGTTTATTTGTCAGCTTCTTTCCTCAATTAATTGCTGGTCCTATTGTACATCATCAAGAAATTATTCCTCAATTTGAAGATCGTTCTATTTATAAATTTGAACCAGAAAATTTAGCGATAGGACTAGCTATGTTTTCTATAGGACTATTCAAAAAGGTAATAATCGCTGATGGAGTTGCTATTTATGTAAATCAAGTATTCGATCTAGTAGCTTACAATACATCTATTACTTTTACGGAAGCTTGGGTTGGTGCTTTTGCTTTCTACCTGCAAATTTACTTTGACTTTTCTGCTTACTCTGATATGGCGTTAGGAACAGCCAGAACGTTTGGGATTAAGTTACCTCTAAATTTTAATTCTCCTTATCAAGCTACTAATATGAGCGAAGCAATTAG includes:
- a CDS encoding SDR family oxidoreductase, producing the protein MKTALVTGASFGIGKAFARELASKKMDLVLVARTQNKLQQLATELKDKYAIATEVIALDLSEPSAGKTLFDKVTASGLNIDLLINNAGFGDYGAFCDRPLEKQLAMIQLNVSTVVELTGLFLPVMKQRGDGAIVNVSSIAAFQPIPYMSIYAATKAFILNFTEAIWAENKDSGVRILAVCPGPTESQFYDRADFPDSMAGMNDDNMDSPEAVVRETLAALEKGQSTIVTGGIGNQIIVNIPRFIPRDLLVNAVGKQFKQ
- a CDS encoding fatty acyl-AMP ligase, yielding MEESRVIDRSNTFVDLLRQRGTNNYHKTAFIYLKDGETETDRLTYGKLDLHARAIATYLQSICSQGDRALLIYPSGLDFISAFFGCLYGGIVAVPAYPPKPNRPWSRVRSIVEDAAAKIVLTTRTILEQQGKKLRDFPDLAALTWIATDEIESNLATEWQKPNLNSNSLAFLQYTSGSTGNPKGVMVSHGNLLHNQQMIRAAFGHTEKTVFVGWLPLFHDMGLIGNVLQPVYLGIHCILISPLNFLYRPFAWLQAISHYRATTSGAPNFAYDLCVKRTTPEQRASLDLSSWAVAFNGAEPVRQETLENFTKAFASCGFTQKAFYPCYGLAEATLLVTGGDRAIYPSICKVNPTALARDRILVEKENNQYSKSLISCGRTWLGTELLIVNPESLKLCADGRVGEIWVRGKSVAVGYWNKPEATQQVFQASISEKSENRFLRTGDVGFVKDGELFVTGRYKDVIIIKGRNYYPEDIELTVQHSHPGLRLNGGAAFTIDNNIEQRLTVVQEIERSYIKKLNRDSLVGDIRQAVMANHELQAHEIILVKPGTVPKTSSGKICRYACREKFIDGQLNTLN
- a CDS encoding acyl carrier protein, yielding MSLTEIQSWLTSYLADFLNTKSEEIDIYIPFDRYGLDSSATVSMIAELENSFQCNLDPAIVYYYPTIESLTQYLSKTLI
- a CDS encoding MBOAT family protein; this encodes MLFNSHEFILLFLPISLLGFFLISSTGHYQIVTIWLVAVSMFFYAWWNPVYLKLLIFSILFNYYLGIILSQSQINNFKSKLILSGGISFNLALLGYFKYAIFLITVVNSIINTNFTLQQIILPLAISFFTFQQIAYLIDAYRGKTKEYSFLNYCLFVSFFPQLIAGPIVHHQEIIPQFEDRSIYKFEPENLAIGLAMFSIGLFKKVIIADGVAIYVNQVFDLVAYNTSITFTEAWVGAFAFYLQIYFDFSAYSDMALGTARTFGIKLPLNFNSPYQATNMSEAISRWHITLNRFLRDYLSIPISRLLQKLFKSKNNQGQQILLYINIIITMLLSGLWHGAGWTFILWGGYLGVCIVIYYLWRDLCKLLGQNSRKIPWWHHGFGWFITMLASVVSLVFFRAESLNSARIILQSMFSFNKISLPTVFSNELGFLSDFGITFNGLMPHIQTRSIDIISWIGFLLLIVWLAPNTQYLLKDYHPALDSYVFRISLNWRNKVWHKLKLKWQLNQKWAIVTAIMMLICILRMTQEQEFIYFQF